CGATTGGCCCCGTTGCGGCGCGGGGACGCAACTCCACTCGCCCTCGCACATCTCGTCGTAGCGGAGTTCGACGTACTTCGCGTCACCTTCGACGGCACCGTCTACGGCCAAGTCGCCGTCTTGGGTCTCCCCGGAGTACTTCCGTTTCGTCAGGTCGTAATGCTGGTCCTGAAGCGCGTGCACGAGTTCGTGAACGAGCGTCGCGTTGTTTATCGTCGGCGAGTCCGGAGAGTTCGTGATTATCTTTATCTGGTCGTCGCGGGGCGAGTAAAAGCCCGCGACGGCGGAGTCGCGCGTACCGCTGATGGTCGATTGACTGTCCTCCGTCTCACCGGTGATAAAGAGCGCCTCCCACACCTGGTTGTTCCACTGGTCGAACTCGCTCGGACCGGACGACGACGACGGCGTGCCGGTAGAGCGGTTTCGGTACGCCGCCCGCGAGAGCGATTCGACCGACACGCGTTCTCGGAACTCCTTGTGTCGGATGTACTCGACGCGGGCCATCGCCCGGCCGACGAACGCCCGGAGTTCGGTGTCGGAGAGTCCGTCGGATTGGTCGACGTCTATCGGTTCGTCGTACCAGTAGCCGTCCTCCCACCCGAGAACGTCCGTCTCTGGGTCCGAGAAGTTCTCGCCCGGCGTCGCGGGCGTCGGTGCGTCGGAGCCTGAGTCGTCGGCGTCGGCGTTCGGGTTCGTCGCGGGCGCGGCACAGCCAGCGGAGACGAGCAGCAAAGCGAGGGCCGCGGCGACGAGCCCGTGGCGCGGTGGCATTGTACGATTTGACGGCCCGCGGTCTGAAGTAGCTTTCCGCATCGACTACAGAGGCGGCAGCCCCCGGAGTCGGTGATAGGCGGCGAATCGACCGGTGACCGGTGACCGGTCGCCGTACAGTTTTGTCGAGCGACGGACAACGTGGTGGTATGAGCGAGTACACGTTCGACTCGGAGCGAACCGCCCTGGTAGTCGTCGACGTGCAGAACGGGTTTTGTCACCCCGACGGAAGCCTGTACGCCCCGGGGAGCGAGGCGGTCGTAGACGACGTGGCCGCCCTCGTCGACGACGCGCGCGAGGCGGACGCGACGGTGGTGTACACGCGCGACGTCCATCCGCCGGAACAGTTCGAAGACAGCCACTACTACGACGAGTTCGAACGCTGGGGCGAACACGTCGTCGAGGGGACGTGGGAGACGGAACTCGTCTCCGAACTCGACGTGCGCGAGGAGGACCACGTCGTCGTCAAGCACACGTACGACGCGTTCCACCGGACCGAACTCGAAGGGTGGCTGAACGCCCACGGCATCGACGAGTTGGTCATCTGCGGCACACTGGCGAACGTCTGTGTCCTTCACACCGCCGGAAGCGCGGGATTGCGCGACTTCCGCCCCGTGTTGGTCGAAGACGCCATCGGCGCGATAGAGGACGAACACAGAGAGTACGCGCTGGACCACGCGGGGTGGTTGTTCGGCGAGGTGACGACGAGCGACGACGTCGAGTTCGAGTGAGTCAGTCCCGAAACAGCCTGTAGGCGGCCTGACCGGTGGCGACGGCTTCCGAGTCGGTGGTGCCCTCCCACCGCTCTGCGGAGTCGTCGTCCACGTCGTCGGGGATTTGGCTCGCGACGGTGACTGTGCTCACGCCTATCGTACCGCCAGCGCGGACGACTTCCGCCGTCGCCCGGAGCGTTCCGGACGCCCGGCGGAGATAGTTGACGTTCAGGTTCACCGTCGCCACGCCGCCTGTCATCGGGTCTTCGAGCATCGTCCGTTGGGCGATGCCGCCCGCGGTGTCTATGAGCGTCGCGGCGATGCCGCCGTGGACCGTCGGCGGGTTCGTCGTGTTCGTGAGTTTCTCGTCGTACGGGACGGTCATCACGACGCGGCCGCGTTCTATCTCCTCGACGCGGGTGTTCAGCCACGAGAGGTAGCCGTGTTCCTGTT
The genomic region above belongs to Halopelagius inordinatus and contains:
- a CDS encoding PaaI family thioesterase gives rise to the protein MTDGDENGSDGGFPSEAATLVQQYIEQEHGYLSWLNTRVEEIERGRVVMTVPYDEKLTNTTNPPTVHGGIAATLIDTAGGIAQRTMLEDPMTGGVATVNLNVNYLRRASGTLRATAEVVRAGGTIGVSTVTVASQIPDDVDDDSAERWEGTTDSEAVATGQAAYRLFRD
- a CDS encoding cysteine hydrolase family protein; the encoded protein is MSEYTFDSERTALVVVDVQNGFCHPDGSLYAPGSEAVVDDVAALVDDAREADATVVYTRDVHPPEQFEDSHYYDEFERWGEHVVEGTWETELVSELDVREEDHVVVKHTYDAFHRTELEGWLNAHGIDELVICGTLANVCVLHTAGSAGLRDFRPVLVEDAIGAIEDEHREYALDHAGWLFGEVTTSDDVEFE
- a CDS encoding Hvo_1808 family surface protein, translating into MPPRHGLVAAALALLLVSAGCAAPATNPNADADDSGSDAPTPATPGENFSDPETDVLGWEDGYWYDEPIDVDQSDGLSDTELRAFVGRAMARVEYIRHKEFRERVSVESLSRAAYRNRSTGTPSSSSGPSEFDQWNNQVWEALFITGETEDSQSTISGTRDSAVAGFYSPRDDQIKIITNSPDSPTINNATLVHELVHALQDQHYDLTKRKYSGETQDGDLAVDGAVEGDAKYVELRYDEMCEGEWSCVPAPQRGQSSESSSSDGRNYGIFLTIFQPYSDGPVFISEHYQSGGWEAVDDQLENPPESTEQVIHGTDDEPVPIAFRDRGRNGWSTFESQGQDGSDTVGEASIFSMFWYQARTTGADTVNPRGLFQPDSRYDTYNYDAKPSNGWGNDRLFPYKKGSGDAAEQNSAGNQTQSGDAREFGYVWVTEWDSEADARQFQNAYRNMLSAHDATERGENTYVVPDGEFEDAFRVTRDGTRVVIVNGPDPGDLNDIRPRDA